GGCCGGGCGTTCTGCGCCGGCATGGACCTCTCGGCCGAGGGCAACGTCTTCGGGCTGGACGAGTCGCTGTCCCCCACGCCCGAGGACCTGCGCGAGCACCTCACCGAGGAGCCCTACCAGTCGGGCGTGCGCGACACCGGCGGCAAGGTCGCCCTGGCGATCCACGCCCTGCCCAAGCCGGTGATCGCCGCGATCAACGGCGCGGCGGTGGGGATCGGCGCGACCATGACGCTGGCCATGGACATCCGGATGGCCTCGACCCGGGCCCGGATCGGCTTCGTCTTCGGTCGCCTCGGCATCGTGCCGGAGGCGACGTCGTCGTGGTTCCTGCCGCGGCTCGTGGGCCTGCAGCAGGCCCTCGAGTGGGTGTACGCCGCCGACGTCCTCACCGCCGAGCAGGCGCTGGCCGGCCGGCTCCTGCGCTCGGTCCACGAGCCCGAGGACCTGCTCGACGCCGCCCAGGAGCTGGCGCGCTCCTTCGTCGTCGACCGCTCCCCCGTGGCCCTGGGGCTGGCCAAGCAGCTGCTCCAGCACGGCGCGGGCTCGGCCCACCCCGTCGAGGCGCACCGGGCCGACAGCCTGGCGATGTTCCACGCCAGCACCGGCGACGGCAAGGAGGGCGTGGCGGCCTTCCGCGAGAAGCGCACGCCCCGGTTCGCCGGCCGCGCCAGCGAGCTGCCCGACGTCTTCGGGTAGACCGGTCGTCTCCACCCTCGCCTGGCAGGTGCCGACGGGGGCAGGATCGTGCCCGACTGGTATCAGGTGCCCCCGTGGCGCCTCCGGAAGGGTGTGCAGACGATGTCCGAGGTACCCACCGACGAGCAGACGGTGTGGGAGCGCTCCGCCGCTCTCTTCGTCTCCTGGCGCGACGGCCAGGACCCCGCGGCCCTCGACGGGCTGGTGCGGCTGCTCAGCCCGGTGCTGTGGCAGGTGGTGCGCGGCAGCGGGCTGGAGCGCAACGCGGCCGAGGACGTCGTGCAGTCGACCTGGCTGACGCTGGTCCGCTCCGGGAGCGCCATCAGCGAGCCCCGCGCCGTCGCCGGGTGGCTGTGCACGACCGCCCGGCGCGAGGCGTGGAAGGTGGGCCGCGCCGCGGGTCGCCAGCGCCCCGTCGAGGACGAGGACATCGCCCGCCGGCTGCCCGACAGCCCGGCGCCCGAGCAGCAGGTGGTCCTCGACGACGAGAACGCCCGGCTGTGGTCGGCCGTGGGCCGGCTGCCCGAGCGGTGCCAGCGGCTGCTGCGCATCGTGGCGGCCGAGTCGCGACCCGACTACTCCGTGGTGTCGGCCCAGCTCGGCATGCCCGTGGGCAGCATCGGCCCCACCCGGGGCCGCTGCCTGGAGAAGCTGCGCCGCGAGCTCGCCACGTCGGGCGGTGCCGCATGAGCGCCGTGCCCCCGGCCCCGGAGCCGACCGACGAGCAGCTGCTGGCCGCGGTCGCGCGGCTGTGGGCAGCGCTCGACCCGCCGCCCGCCGACCTCGCCTCCGGCGTGCTGGCCCGGCTGGCGGCCGAGGACCTCGACGTCGAGCTGCTCACCCTGGTGGAGACCGACGCGCTCTCCGGCGTGCGCCGCGGCGGCGACGAGCCGGGCGAGGAGGGCTCCTGGACCCTGGAGTACGCCGGTCCCGACGTCCGCGTCTACCTGCGCCTGGTGCGCATCGAGGAGCGCACCCGCCTCGACGGGTGGCTGGTGCCCGGCGCCGGCGCCGAGGCCCGCCTCGAGGTCGAGGGCGCCGACCCGGTGGCCCTGCGCGCCGACGAGCACGGCCGCCTCGAGCTGGCGGCGGCGCCGCACGGCGCGGCGCGGCTGGTGCTGCTCGGCGAGGACGGCCGCACCCGCGCCACCCCGACGTTCTGGATCCCGTGAGCACCGAGAGCACCGTGACCGGAGGCCGACCATGACCGCTGAACCACCCCCGACGTCCTCCGCCGGCGCCACCGACGCCGGCCCTCCCGGCGTCCCGGCCGCCCGGCGGCAGTCGGCGCTCTCGGCGACGCGGGAGCCCTTCGTGCCGCCCCGGCCGGTGCTCGACCAGGTCTCGGGACGGGTGCTGGACCCCGGCACGGCGCTGGCGGTCGCGGGGGTCCGGCCGCGCAGCACGGCGTACGTCGGGCCGCGGCTGCTGGTCTCCCGCACGCCCGCGCTCGCCGAGACCGTGCGGCAGCTGCGGGAGGTGGCCGCCACGCTGGGCTGGGACGCGCGGCTGCACCCCGACGACGCGGACGTGGAGGGCTCGCCCGAGCCCGGCCGCGGCGTGGTGCGGCTCGAGCTGACCGTCCGCGACTCGGTGGCCGCCCTGGCCCCGGACGGCTGGGTGCTGCTGCAGAACGCCCGGGCGACCACCTCCCCCGAGGCGATGCGCCGGGTGGGCCTGGACCACGTGGTGCTGGTGCGCGACCTCGACCCCACGCCGTTCCACAAGCCCCACCCCTTCCACAAGCCGCACGGCGTCGACGAGTCCGACGTGGTCGCCTCCTACGGCCGCGCGGGCAGCGGCGGTCGCCAGCCCGTGGCGTACGTCGGCCCCGCGCCCGTGCGCCACACCGACGACGAG
This genomic interval from Nocardioides scoriae contains the following:
- a CDS encoding RNA polymerase sigma factor — protein: MSEVPTDEQTVWERSAALFVSWRDGQDPAALDGLVRLLSPVLWQVVRGSGLERNAAEDVVQSTWLTLVRSGSAISEPRAVAGWLCTTARREAWKVGRAAGRQRPVEDEDIARRLPDSPAPEQQVVLDDENARLWSAVGRLPERCQRLLRIVAAESRPDYSVVSAQLGMPVGSIGPTRGRCLEKLRRELATSGGAA
- a CDS encoding crotonase/enoyl-CoA hydratase family protein gives rise to the protein MSEPAREFETLSWTVDEVGVATLVLDRPDALNSFTVTMARELEHVFTVTAMDDAVRAVVVTGAGRAFCAGMDLSAEGNVFGLDESLSPTPEDLREHLTEEPYQSGVRDTGGKVALAIHALPKPVIAAINGAAVGIGATMTLAMDIRMASTRARIGFVFGRLGIVPEATSSWFLPRLVGLQQALEWVYAADVLTAEQALAGRLLRSVHEPEDLLDAAQELARSFVVDRSPVALGLAKQLLQHGAGSAHPVEAHRADSLAMFHASTGDGKEGVAAFREKRTPRFAGRASELPDVFG